Proteins co-encoded in one Pogona vitticeps strain Pit_001003342236 chromosome 9, PviZW2.1, whole genome shotgun sequence genomic window:
- the BCAM gene encoding basal cell adhesion molecule isoform X1: MGSVGSPKALPWRGLLACLLLIAGPECQAGVQVSLPAVMEVRLGEEVPIPCTHNVSEGEDFHLVEWFITDRNGEQRRVAYNDQVQQGVDRGTEYKDRVTMDANYSLVIKSVDVSDERTFSCQVTSSSGTGTGATQLKVYDPPETPEVTHNSGTLSVTGEYASQIATCSSKNANPLPTISWYKDGHLLNASTELNRELYVVSRTVKEASGLLSLSSTLYLLPKKSDKDSAFHCKVTYTMPHGEVHTAETPPFHLTLHYYTENVDFALESSEVIKEGDDVQLRCKADGSPPPEYFFFKLPASGSQDPETPREIESNLQGVLHLRQVTKADSGTYQCQALDFDSPPEVILEKEVTIYVHYLDPVIVNPSKKVTVNVSESLALSCSGSGSKAPVFSWRKGKEHMADGPDLTLSSVKYHMAGKYTCRASVPSIPGLQKEETVQVIVEGRPEMEKRHAKSPFHNMGETVKLTCMAFGHPEPEIRWSVAGEESVGQYYANRAVSELSVEVTPELVQSGVQCWAENSYGSDEQQFQFEIVSPTASSTLAPAGNPELRTVEGEESQGGSTIAVIAVCVCVLLLLLIVGFFYFMQRRGQLPCGGGEKRSLTPKEGNPDDTVVEMKTDRRNEQTGLLSHGGGGGGSGTNEC, translated from the exons aatGCCAGGCCGGTGTGCAAGTCTCTCTGCCTGCCGTGATGGAAGTCCGGTTGGGCGAAGAGGTGCCGATTCCCTGCACGCATAACGTGTCGGAAGGAGAGGATTTTCACCTGGTGGAGTGGTTCATT ACGGACAGGAACGGGGAGCAGCGGCGTGTGGCCTACAACGATCAGGTCCAGCAGGGTGTGGACAGAGGCACCGAATACAAAGACCGAGTCACCATGGACGCCAACTACAGCCTGGTCATCAAATCCGTGGACGTGAGTGACGAGAGGACTTTCTCTTGTCAAGTGACCAGCAGTTCGGGGACTGGAACAGGAGCCACCCAACTCAAGGTGTACG ACCCCCCTGAAACCCCTGAGGTGACGCATAACAGTGGGACCCTCTCTGTGACGGGAGAGTATGCTTCACAG ATTGCAACCTGCAGCAGTAAAAATGCAAATCCACTGCCGACCATCAGCTGGTATAAAGATGGGCACCTCCTTAATGCCTCCACTGAACTCAATAGGG AACTGTATGTGGTATCCCGGACGGTGAAGGAAGCGTCGGGGCTCCTGTCTCTCTCCAGCACTCTCTATCTGCTCCCGAAGAAGTCTGACAAGGACTCAGCCTTCCACTGCAAGGTCACCTACACCATGCCCCATGGGGAAGTCCACACGGCCGAAACACCACCTTTCCACCTCACCCTGCACT ACTACACGGAGAACGTGGATTTTGCTCTGGAGTCTTCAGAGGTCATCAAGGAAGGGGATGACGTGCAGCTGCGTTGCAAAGCCGATGGGTCTCCTCCACCCGAGTATTTCTTCTTCAAATTACCG GCTTCCGGCAGCCAGGACCCAGAAACACCGCGTGAGATCGAATCAAATCTTCAGGGCGTCCTGCACCTCCGCCAAGTGACTAAGGCTGACAGCGGGACTTACCAGTGCCAAGCGCTTGACTTTGACAGCCCCCCTGAAGTCATTCTGGAGAAAGAGGTGACCATCTACGTCCACT ATCTGGACCCAGTGATTGTGAATCCCAGCAAGAAAGTGACGGTGAACGTCAGCGAGAGCCTTGCTTTGAGCTGTTCCGGTTCCGGATCGAAAGCGCCGGTGTTTTCTTGGAGAAAG GGAAAAGAACATATGGCCGATGGTCCCGATTTGACCCTGAGTTCTGTGAAGTACCACATGGCCGGCAAGTATACATGCCGGGCTTCCGTGCCGAGCATCCCAGGCCTGCAAAAGGAAGAGACCGTCCAGGTCATTGTGGAAG GGaggccagagatggagaagcgcCACGCCAAGAGCCCTTTCCACAACATGGGCGAGACCGTGAAGCTCACATGCATGGCTTTCGGCCATCCTGAGCCGGAGATTCGTTGGAGTGTGGCTGGGGAGGAG AGTGTTGGGCAGTATTATGCAAACAGAGCTGTCTCCGAATTGTCGGTGGAAGTCACCCCCGAACTGGTTCAGAGTGGGGTTCAGTGTTGGGCAGAGAACAGTTACGGCTCTGACGAACAGCAGTTCCAGTTCGAGATCG TTTCCCCAACAGCATCTTCCACCCTGGCGCCAGCAG GGAACCCTGAACTCCGAACAG TGGAGGGGGAAGAGAGCCAGGGGGGCAGCACCATCGCCGTCATCGCCGTGTGCGTGTGcgtcctcctgctgctcctcATCGTCGGCTTCTTCTACTTCATGCAACGCCGTGGCCAGCTGCCCTGCGGTGGGGGCGAAAAGAGATCTCT gACTCCCAAAGAGGGGAATCCTGACGACACAGTGGTGGAGATGAAGACGGACAGGCGGAACGAACAGACGGGGCTGCTCAGCcacggaggaggaggtggcgggaGTGGGACAAACGAG TGCTGA
- the BCAM gene encoding basal cell adhesion molecule isoform X3, protein MGSVGSPKALPWRGLLACLLLIAGPECQAGVQVSLPAVMEVRLGEEVPIPCTHNVSEGEDFHLVEWFITDRNGEQRRVAYNDQVQQGVDRGTEYKDRVTMDANYSLVIKSVDVSDERTFSCQVTSSSGTGTGATQLKVYDPPETPEVTHNSGTLSVTGEYASQIATCSSKNANPLPTISWYKDGHLLNASTELNRELYVVSRTVKEASGLLSLSSTLYLLPKKSDKDSAFHCKVTYTMPHGEVHTAETPPFHLTLHYYTENVDFALESSEVIKEGDDVQLRCKADGSPPPEYFFFKLPASGSQDPETPREIESNLQGVLHLRQVTKADSGTYQCQALDFDSPPEVILEKEVTIYVHYLDPVIVNPSKKVTVNVSESLALSCSGSGSKAPVFSWRKGKEHMADGPDLTLSSVKYHMAGKYTCRASVPSIPGLQKEETVQVIVEGRPEMEKRHAKSPFHNMGETVKLTCMAFGHPEPEIRWSVAGEESVGQYYANRAVSELSVEVTPELVQSGVQCWAENSYGSDEQQFQFEIGNPELRTVEGEESQGGSTIAVIAVCVCVLLLLLIVGFFYFMQRRGQLPCGGGEKRSLTPKEGNPDDTVVEMKTDRRNEQTGLLSHGGGGGGSGTNEC, encoded by the exons aatGCCAGGCCGGTGTGCAAGTCTCTCTGCCTGCCGTGATGGAAGTCCGGTTGGGCGAAGAGGTGCCGATTCCCTGCACGCATAACGTGTCGGAAGGAGAGGATTTTCACCTGGTGGAGTGGTTCATT ACGGACAGGAACGGGGAGCAGCGGCGTGTGGCCTACAACGATCAGGTCCAGCAGGGTGTGGACAGAGGCACCGAATACAAAGACCGAGTCACCATGGACGCCAACTACAGCCTGGTCATCAAATCCGTGGACGTGAGTGACGAGAGGACTTTCTCTTGTCAAGTGACCAGCAGTTCGGGGACTGGAACAGGAGCCACCCAACTCAAGGTGTACG ACCCCCCTGAAACCCCTGAGGTGACGCATAACAGTGGGACCCTCTCTGTGACGGGAGAGTATGCTTCACAG ATTGCAACCTGCAGCAGTAAAAATGCAAATCCACTGCCGACCATCAGCTGGTATAAAGATGGGCACCTCCTTAATGCCTCCACTGAACTCAATAGGG AACTGTATGTGGTATCCCGGACGGTGAAGGAAGCGTCGGGGCTCCTGTCTCTCTCCAGCACTCTCTATCTGCTCCCGAAGAAGTCTGACAAGGACTCAGCCTTCCACTGCAAGGTCACCTACACCATGCCCCATGGGGAAGTCCACACGGCCGAAACACCACCTTTCCACCTCACCCTGCACT ACTACACGGAGAACGTGGATTTTGCTCTGGAGTCTTCAGAGGTCATCAAGGAAGGGGATGACGTGCAGCTGCGTTGCAAAGCCGATGGGTCTCCTCCACCCGAGTATTTCTTCTTCAAATTACCG GCTTCCGGCAGCCAGGACCCAGAAACACCGCGTGAGATCGAATCAAATCTTCAGGGCGTCCTGCACCTCCGCCAAGTGACTAAGGCTGACAGCGGGACTTACCAGTGCCAAGCGCTTGACTTTGACAGCCCCCCTGAAGTCATTCTGGAGAAAGAGGTGACCATCTACGTCCACT ATCTGGACCCAGTGATTGTGAATCCCAGCAAGAAAGTGACGGTGAACGTCAGCGAGAGCCTTGCTTTGAGCTGTTCCGGTTCCGGATCGAAAGCGCCGGTGTTTTCTTGGAGAAAG GGAAAAGAACATATGGCCGATGGTCCCGATTTGACCCTGAGTTCTGTGAAGTACCACATGGCCGGCAAGTATACATGCCGGGCTTCCGTGCCGAGCATCCCAGGCCTGCAAAAGGAAGAGACCGTCCAGGTCATTGTGGAAG GGaggccagagatggagaagcgcCACGCCAAGAGCCCTTTCCACAACATGGGCGAGACCGTGAAGCTCACATGCATGGCTTTCGGCCATCCTGAGCCGGAGATTCGTTGGAGTGTGGCTGGGGAGGAG AGTGTTGGGCAGTATTATGCAAACAGAGCTGTCTCCGAATTGTCGGTGGAAGTCACCCCCGAACTGGTTCAGAGTGGGGTTCAGTGTTGGGCAGAGAACAGTTACGGCTCTGACGAACAGCAGTTCCAGTTCGAGATCG GGAACCCTGAACTCCGAACAG TGGAGGGGGAAGAGAGCCAGGGGGGCAGCACCATCGCCGTCATCGCCGTGTGCGTGTGcgtcctcctgctgctcctcATCGTCGGCTTCTTCTACTTCATGCAACGCCGTGGCCAGCTGCCCTGCGGTGGGGGCGAAAAGAGATCTCT gACTCCCAAAGAGGGGAATCCTGACGACACAGTGGTGGAGATGAAGACGGACAGGCGGAACGAACAGACGGGGCTGCTCAGCcacggaggaggaggtggcgggaGTGGGACAAACGAG TGCTGA
- the BCAM gene encoding basal cell adhesion molecule isoform X2 gives MGSVGSPKALPWRGLLACLLLIAGPECQAGVQVSLPAVMEVRLGEEVPIPCTHNVSEGEDFHLVEWFITDRNGEQRRVAYNDQVQQGVDRGTEYKDRVTMDANYSLVIKSVDVSDERTFSCQVTSSSGTGTGATQLKVYDPPETPEVTHNSGTLSVTGEYASQIATCSSKNANPLPTISWYKDGHLLNASTELNRELYVVSRTVKEASGLLSLSSTLYLLPKKSDKDSAFHCKVTYTMPHGEVHTAETPPFHLTLHYYTENVDFALESSEVIKEGDDVQLRCKADGSPPPEYFFFKLPASGSQDPETPREIESNLQGVLHLRQVTKADSGTYQCQALDFDSPPEVILEKEVTIYVHYLDPVIVNPSKKVTVNVSESLALSCSGSGSKAPVFSWRKGKEHMADGPDLTLSSVKYHMAGKYTCRASVPSIPGLQKEETVQVIVEGRPEMEKRHAKSPFHNMGETVKLTCMAFGHPEPEIRWSVAGEESVGQYYANRAVSELSVEVTPELVQSGVQCWAENSYGSDEQQFQFEIVSPTASSTLAPAVEGEESQGGSTIAVIAVCVCVLLLLLIVGFFYFMQRRGQLPCGGGEKRSLTPKEGNPDDTVVEMKTDRRNEQTGLLSHGGGGGGSGTNEC, from the exons aatGCCAGGCCGGTGTGCAAGTCTCTCTGCCTGCCGTGATGGAAGTCCGGTTGGGCGAAGAGGTGCCGATTCCCTGCACGCATAACGTGTCGGAAGGAGAGGATTTTCACCTGGTGGAGTGGTTCATT ACGGACAGGAACGGGGAGCAGCGGCGTGTGGCCTACAACGATCAGGTCCAGCAGGGTGTGGACAGAGGCACCGAATACAAAGACCGAGTCACCATGGACGCCAACTACAGCCTGGTCATCAAATCCGTGGACGTGAGTGACGAGAGGACTTTCTCTTGTCAAGTGACCAGCAGTTCGGGGACTGGAACAGGAGCCACCCAACTCAAGGTGTACG ACCCCCCTGAAACCCCTGAGGTGACGCATAACAGTGGGACCCTCTCTGTGACGGGAGAGTATGCTTCACAG ATTGCAACCTGCAGCAGTAAAAATGCAAATCCACTGCCGACCATCAGCTGGTATAAAGATGGGCACCTCCTTAATGCCTCCACTGAACTCAATAGGG AACTGTATGTGGTATCCCGGACGGTGAAGGAAGCGTCGGGGCTCCTGTCTCTCTCCAGCACTCTCTATCTGCTCCCGAAGAAGTCTGACAAGGACTCAGCCTTCCACTGCAAGGTCACCTACACCATGCCCCATGGGGAAGTCCACACGGCCGAAACACCACCTTTCCACCTCACCCTGCACT ACTACACGGAGAACGTGGATTTTGCTCTGGAGTCTTCAGAGGTCATCAAGGAAGGGGATGACGTGCAGCTGCGTTGCAAAGCCGATGGGTCTCCTCCACCCGAGTATTTCTTCTTCAAATTACCG GCTTCCGGCAGCCAGGACCCAGAAACACCGCGTGAGATCGAATCAAATCTTCAGGGCGTCCTGCACCTCCGCCAAGTGACTAAGGCTGACAGCGGGACTTACCAGTGCCAAGCGCTTGACTTTGACAGCCCCCCTGAAGTCATTCTGGAGAAAGAGGTGACCATCTACGTCCACT ATCTGGACCCAGTGATTGTGAATCCCAGCAAGAAAGTGACGGTGAACGTCAGCGAGAGCCTTGCTTTGAGCTGTTCCGGTTCCGGATCGAAAGCGCCGGTGTTTTCTTGGAGAAAG GGAAAAGAACATATGGCCGATGGTCCCGATTTGACCCTGAGTTCTGTGAAGTACCACATGGCCGGCAAGTATACATGCCGGGCTTCCGTGCCGAGCATCCCAGGCCTGCAAAAGGAAGAGACCGTCCAGGTCATTGTGGAAG GGaggccagagatggagaagcgcCACGCCAAGAGCCCTTTCCACAACATGGGCGAGACCGTGAAGCTCACATGCATGGCTTTCGGCCATCCTGAGCCGGAGATTCGTTGGAGTGTGGCTGGGGAGGAG AGTGTTGGGCAGTATTATGCAAACAGAGCTGTCTCCGAATTGTCGGTGGAAGTCACCCCCGAACTGGTTCAGAGTGGGGTTCAGTGTTGGGCAGAGAACAGTTACGGCTCTGACGAACAGCAGTTCCAGTTCGAGATCG TTTCCCCAACAGCATCTTCCACCCTGGCGCCAGCAG TGGAGGGGGAAGAGAGCCAGGGGGGCAGCACCATCGCCGTCATCGCCGTGTGCGTGTGcgtcctcctgctgctcctcATCGTCGGCTTCTTCTACTTCATGCAACGCCGTGGCCAGCTGCCCTGCGGTGGGGGCGAAAAGAGATCTCT gACTCCCAAAGAGGGGAATCCTGACGACACAGTGGTGGAGATGAAGACGGACAGGCGGAACGAACAGACGGGGCTGCTCAGCcacggaggaggaggtggcgggaGTGGGACAAACGAG TGCTGA